The Helianthus annuus cultivar XRQ/B chromosome 16, HanXRQr2.0-SUNRISE, whole genome shotgun sequence genome includes a window with the following:
- the LOC110918829 gene encoding ATP-dependent Clp protease ATP-binding subunit ClpA homolog CD4B, chloroplastic, whose protein sequence is MRSVGGTRFGFDLDYDEKDSSYSRIKSLVTEEFKQYFRPEFLNRLDDMIVFGRLTKLEVKEIADIMLKEVFERLKGKEIQLQVTDRFRDRVVDVDSDSNVTVLNASGGAPPELLSEPIAVVDDDGWRLAEIAGEMVVIPMMVSKGSGGRWLGWEWWLE, encoded by the exons ATGAGATCTGTGGGTGGAACGAGATTCGGATTCGATCTCGATTATGATGAGAAAGATAGCAGTTACAGCCGAATTAAAAGCTTAGTTACGGAAGAATTTAAACAGTATTTCAGGCCGGAGTTTTTAAACCGATTGGATGATATGATAGTGTTTGGACGGTTGACTAAACTGGAAGTCAAAGAAATAGCTGATATAATGTTGAAGGAAGTATTTGAACGGTTAAAGGGTAAAGAAATACAACTTCAGGTGACTGATAGATTTAGGGATAGAGTGGTGGATGTTGATTCTGACAGTAACGTGACGGTTTTGAATGCTAGCGGTGGAGCTCCGCCAGAGTTGTTATCGGAACCGATT GCGGTTGTGGACGACGATGGCTGGAGGTTGGCAGAGATTGCAGGCGAGATGGTGGTGATTCCGATGATGGTGTCTAAGGGAAGCGGTGGACGGTGGTTGGGGTGGGAATGGTGGTTGGAGTAA
- the LOC110917839 gene encoding uncharacterized protein LOC110917839: MMKENMIFEHEHPFSLIDLWSEQLRREEESEEDEEENDDVLIANQDFQCLCSRCGEEINWYHRYYYSCCHCSDYSVHKFCAELPQRLEDVCEVGHALDLTQSTFWMGNWNCKICGRYHKSGDLCYCCDRCYFYFDVNCGTKVLQKNVIHHPIHKHPLSCISKQLLAKCDACGKEHKGNFYHCSICLWSKMIHSDCAFLPQKLQIQDTTNDVFSHIHHLTLAYSFPIDDQSSKNWPRCRVCHNEFIGQSNFWMYKCEKCRYYTHLDCVTSRDEPFLSILKSPGTSSKNYKDDEHLDLLHLPFPDPSYSILKHLFSMEKGLSTLEVSNKNTYKAQGIIHQHPLILEDITNPTFSRIKPISYHDPMKRIQLLCDGCVRPITSGPIYVCDSEGQCNFVLHEWCSRLPAKLNGHFAHQQHTLILHSKAPPRKFFGVFECDICKLHCNGFAYCCMDCNNCIIDIHCAFLPKEITHTSHPNHLLSLVNHESLHDTCRMCGYFYPNLSFDCRTCNDFRLHVKCALFIPETTRNKCDKHPMKLSYFPIENHKSDYFCEVCERELNPEKPFYHCHECMQSMHTACAPSILQYETYDEYPTGVYEFVNVKFGGRYENTKVHPHPLSFVQGIEDDGHCASNDCHYYDNRLQFRMIFKCLNCKFAVHYDCCERMSN, encoded by the exons ATGATGAAAGAAAATATGATATTTGAACATGAACATCCATTTAGTCTTATAGACTTGTGGTCGGAGCAACTGCGACGTGAAGAAGAGTCTGAAGAAGACGAGGAGGAGAATGATGATGTTTTAATTGCAAACCAAGACTTTCAATGTTTGTGTTCCAGATGTGGGGAAGAAATCAACTGGTATCATAGGTATTACTACTCTTGTTGTCATTGTAGTGATTACTCTGTTCATAAATTTTGTGCAGAGCTTCCACAAAGATTGGAAGACGTTTGTGAGGTTGGTCATGCTCTTGACCTCACCCAATCGACGTTCTGGATGGGCAACTGGAACTGTAAAATTTGTGGTAGGTATCATAAGTCTGGAGATTTGTGTTATTGTTGTGATCgttgttatttttattttgatgtaAATTGTGGTACGAAAGTGCTACAAAAAAATGTCATCCATCATCCTATCCACAAACACCCACTAAGTTGCATCTCAAAACAACTTTTAGCCAAGTGTGATGCATGTGGGAAGGAACATAAGGGGAACTTCTATCATTGTTCCATTTGTCTCTGGTCTAAAATGATTCATAGTGATTGTGCTTTTCTACCACAAAAGTTGCAAATCCAAGATACTACAAATGATGTCTTCTCCCATATCCATCATCTCACCCTTGCTTATTCCTTTCCAATCGATGATCAAAGTTCTAAAAACTGGCCACGGTGTAGAGTATGTCATAATGAGTTTATTGGTCAATCAAATTTTTGGATGTATAAATGCGAGAAATGCAGATACTATACCCATCTAGATTGCGTAACATCAAGAGACGAGCCATTCTTGTCAATCCTCAAGTCTCCAG GTACAAGCAGTAAAAACTACAAAGATGATGAACATCTTGATCTACTTCATCTTCCGTTTCCAGATCCATCTTATAGCATACTAAAACACTTGTTTTCCATGGAAAAAGGATTAAGTACGTTAGAAGTTTCTAACAAGAACACCTACAAAGCACAAGGTATTATTCATCAGCACCCACTAATTCTAGAGGATATCACAAACCCCACCTTTTCTAGAATAAAACCAATATCCTATCATGACCCAATGAAGAGGATTCAACTTTTGTGTGATGGGTGTGTGAGGCCAATTACGAGTGGCCCAATTTACGTGTGTGACAGTGAGGGGCAATGCAACTTTGTGCTCCACGAGTGGTGCTCCCGGCTACCTGCTAAACTGAATGGCCACTTTGCTCACCAACAGCACACCCTGATTCTCCATTCAAAAGCCCCTCCTCGTAAGTTTTTTGGGGTGTTCGAATGTGATATTTGTAAGTTACATTGTAATGGATTTGCCTACTGTTGTATGGATTGCAACAACTGCATCATTGACATTCACTGCGCCTTCTTACCTAAAGAAATCACTCATACTTCTCACCCAAATCACCTACTTTCTTTGGTTAATCACGAATCTTTGCATGATACATGTCGTATGTGCGGGTATTTTTATCCGAATCTTTCATTTGATTGCCGTACTTGTAATGATTTTCGTCTACACGTCAAGTGTGCTTTGTTTATACCGGAGACAACTAGGAACAAGTGCGACAAGCATCCTATGAAGCTGAGTTACTTTCCGATTGAGAACCATAAGAGTGACTATTTTTGTGAAGTTTGCGAGAGAGAACTTAATCCTGAGAAGCCATTCTATCACTGTCATGAATGTATGCAGTCTATGCATACAGCTTGTGCTCCCTCAATACTTCAGTATGAAACATATGACGAATATCCCACAGGCGTTTATGAGTTTGTAAATGTGAAGTTTGGGGGCAGATATGAGAATACTAAAGTGCATCCACACCCCCTTTCATTCGTTCAAGGGATTGAAGACGACGGTCATTGTGCCAGCAATGATTGTCACTACTATGACAATCGTCTCCAATTTAGAATGATCTTTAAGTGTTTAAATTGTAAATTTGCAGTTCATTACGATTGTTGTGAGCGTATGAGTAactga